In the genome of Parus major isolate Abel chromosome 2, Parus_major1.1, whole genome shotgun sequence, one region contains:
- the ID4 gene encoding DNA-binding protein inhibitor ID-4 isoform X1: protein MKAVSPVRHPGRKAQPGVAGGGGGHPALRCLAEHSGCKGGPPSGEEPAALCLQCDMNDCYSRLRKLVPTIPPNKRVSKVEILQHVIDYILDLQLALETHPALLRQQPPPPALHPGSCPAGTPRTPLTALNTDPAGSVNKPGDSILCR from the exons ATGAAAGCCGTGAGCCCCGTCCGGCACCCCGGTCGCAAGGCGCAGCCCGGCGtggcgggcggcggcggggggcaCCCGGCCCTGCGGTGCCTGGCCGAGCACAGCGGCTGCAAGGGGGGCCCGCCGTCGGGCGAGGAGCCGGCGGCGCTGTGCCTGCAGTGCGATATGAATGACTGTTACAGCCGGCTGAGGAAGCTGGTGCCCACCATCCCACCCAACAAGAGGGTCAGCAAAGTGGAGATCCTGCAGCACGTCATCGACTATATCCTCGacctgcagctggctctggagaCGCACCCCGCGCTGCTCCGgcagcagccgccgccgcccgctCTGCACCCAGGCAGCTGTCCCGCGGGCACCCCCAGGACCCCGCTGACTGCCCTTAACACTGACCCG GCAGGCTCTGTTAACAAGCCGGGGGACAGCATCCTCTGCCGCTGA
- the ID4 gene encoding DNA-binding protein inhibitor ID-4 isoform X2 — MKAVSPVRHPGRKAQPGVAGGGGGHPALRCLAEHSGCKGGPPSGEEPAALCLQCDMNDCYSRLRKLVPTIPPNKRVSKVEILQHVIDYILDLQLALETHPALLRQQPPPPALHPGSCPAGTPRTPLTALNTDPVRGRLC, encoded by the exons ATGAAAGCCGTGAGCCCCGTCCGGCACCCCGGTCGCAAGGCGCAGCCCGGCGtggcgggcggcggcggggggcaCCCGGCCCTGCGGTGCCTGGCCGAGCACAGCGGCTGCAAGGGGGGCCCGCCGTCGGGCGAGGAGCCGGCGGCGCTGTGCCTGCAGTGCGATATGAATGACTGTTACAGCCGGCTGAGGAAGCTGGTGCCCACCATCCCACCCAACAAGAGGGTCAGCAAAGTGGAGATCCTGCAGCACGTCATCGACTATATCCTCGacctgcagctggctctggagaCGCACCCCGCGCTGCTCCGgcagcagccgccgccgcccgctCTGCACCCAGGCAGCTGTCCCGCGGGCACCCCCAGGACCCCGCTGACTGCCCTTAACACTGACCCGGTAAGAG GCAGGCTCTGTTAA